The following is a genomic window from Parabacteroides johnsonii DSM 18315.
CTCGTAATAGTATCGCAACGAATCAACCGGTTAGAATCGCGGATCTGACATCAATTGTACCGATGGAAAAGAAGCAATACAAAAGAATTCTTTGACAGGAAAGCAATTAGAGCTTATATAAATTCAACTTTCTGAATTTGCTTACTAAGGAGTTGGCTTTTAGTCAGCTCCTTATTTTGTAGATATATCATTTGATGAACTTGTGATTATTACTTTTTTTTGCTGTGAAAGAATTTAAATTGAAGATATTATTTATAAAATGGTTTAAAATAGTAGGATGTATTGTTTTTGGGGGTGAAATAAATCCTATTTTTGACAAGATAAATCTTATATGTAAACAATAATTTAATACTTATGGTAAACCGACGAGCTTTTATAAAAAGATGTTTTGCATTGTATGGTAGTTTGCTGTTGATGCCAGCTTGTAAAAAAGAGATGGGGAGGCAGCAATATCGTTGTTTTTCTATTGATGAAAGTGAATGTTTGGGAGCTATTTGTGAGCAGTTTATTCCAACTGATGAATATTTGGGGGCGAAAGAGGCAGGGGTTGTTAACTTTATAGATAAGCTACTCTATCAGCGCTTTCCAGAGTTGGAGCCGGATTATAAAAAAGGGATTCAAGCTTTGGAAAAATACAGTATGGATGTATTTCAAAAAACTTTTGCGAATTTATCTTGGGAACAGCAATATACCGTATTGCAACAGATGGAACGGAAAGAACTACCTGAAACCTATTGGGAAGAGATACCACAAAAAAAATTTTTTGATATGGTTTTGCGTAATACGATGCAAGGGTATTATGGTTCTCCTCGGCATGGGGGTAATAGAGATTATGTGAGTTTTCGTATGATGAGATTGGATTATCCATTATTAGTAGGGCAAAACAGATATGAGTAAAACGCAGAAAAGAGCTATTGTGATCGGCGCCGGTGCCGGTGGAGGTGTTGTTGCAAAGGAATTGGCCGTAAATGGTATACATGTGACTATTTTTGAACGGGGAGGTTGGCCTGTTTATGATGAACATATAAATGATGAATTGATTTCGCAGCGCGTTCAAGATTTAGGTTCGGCTTTTGGACCGGATTGGAAGAAAAATCCACGGGTTGTGATAGGCAATGATGGGAGAAAGAAGATCGTAACACCTCAGACTGGAGGATATAACCATGTGGCTGCCTGTGTTGGTTCGGGAACAGTCTCTTATGGTGCAATGGCTTGGCGTTTTATGCCGGAAGATTTTCGTATGAAATCTGAGTATGGAGAAGTTACTGGTTCGACTTTGACTGACTGGCCGATTACTTATGAAGAATTGGCTCCTTATTATAGTAAGGCGGAGCGTGAAGTTGGGGTATCAGGAGATATGTCGGATAATCCGTTTGCGCCGAATCGCTACGAACCTTATCCGATGCCAGCTTTTGAACAGAATAAGGATGGCAGGTTGATTGCGGAAACCTGTAAGCGGATGGGACTTCATCCATTTCCTATTCCTATGCTTCGTAACTCTGTTGCTTATAATGGGCGGGCTGCTTGTATCCGAAACAGGACTTGTTGCGGATATGCATGTCCGGTAGATGCCAAAAATGGAACTCATAATACAGTTATCCCGGTAGCGATGCAGACTGGAAATTGTGATGTGAAAACAAATTGTTTTGTTTTTAAAATACATACGGATGAAAAGCATCGTGCTGTGGCAGTTTCCTATTTTGATGAAAATAATAAAGAATGCCGGATGGAAGCGGATATAATTGTTGTTGCGGCTTCGGCAACCGAAACAGCACGACTTTTGCTTAATTCCAAATCGAACCGGTTCCCAAACGGGATCGGAAATGATAATGATTGGGTGGGGCGTAACTTGCAAGGACATGCCTACTGTGGAGCGAAAGGATTGTTTGATTATGACGTTCTTGATTTAAAAGGGCCAGGGGCTACGGTGGCTATTATGGATTATAATCATCATAATGAAGGTATTGTCGGAGGTGGTCTTCTGTGTAATGAATTTTATCAGATGCCTTATGCTTTTTCGGGAGACAGGCCTTCCGGATATCCTCGTTGGGGCTTGGAACATAAGAAGTATCAGCGGGAAAATTATTATAGGGTTGCCCGTATGCATGGGCCAATTCAAGAAATTCCGAATTTTGATATGCGTGTAACGGTTGATGATACGGTGAAAGACTTTTGGGGGATTCCTGTGGTTGCCATATCCGGGGCACGTCATCCGATCGATCAGAAGCATGTAGAGTTTCTTTCTGCCAAGGCGGAGGAGATATTGAAGGAAGCAGGGGCGAAGTTGGTTTGGAAACAAGGGAGTGGACATGGGCAGACCGGTGGACAGCATCAGGCAGGTACTTGCCGTATGGGGAATGATCCGGCCACTTCTGTAGTTGATAAATATTGCAGGGTTCATGATCTGGATAATTTGTATATAGCGGATGGTAGCGTGCTGGTGAATAACGGAGGCTTTAATCCGGTGCTGACCATTATGGCATTAGCGTTTCGGACAGGTGAACATATAGTTAAACAATGGACGGAAGGAGGTCAAGCATGAAAACACGTTATTGGATAGGGCTGGTTGTGGCAGGAGGAATTATAGCGGGGCTTGCCGGTTATAAAGTGTATGTTTCTTTGGATCCGGATCTGACTTGTGCTCAGTGTCATGAAGTGACGTACGCTTGTCAGTTATGGAAAAGTTCCGCTCATTCGGATGTCCGTTGTGTGGACTGTCATGGAACGGCTTTGAGTGGCGGCATAAAAGGGCTTGCAGAAAAGACGGGTATGATATATAGTCATTTTACTAAAAAACAGACGAATGAAGATGTCAGTCTGAATGAAGAGCAGGTGTTGGCTGTTGCTGACCGTTGTGCTGTTTGTCATCAGGCAGAACAGGCTGCTTGGGAATCAGGGGCACATTCGACTACCTATAAGGATATTTTTATGGATGTCGAGCATAACCGGATGGAGAAGCCTTACTGGGATTGCTTTCGTTGTCATGGTATGCATTATGACGGGACGATTCATGATTTGATGTCCTTGGAAGGAAAGGCTGAAGATTGGCATTTGAAAAATGCTTCGCAGGCAGATCGTCCGGCTATGACTTGTCTGGCTTGCCATCAGGTACATGCCGAACAACCTCAGAATAAACCATATGTCGCAAAGAATGAGAAAGAGCGT
Proteins encoded in this region:
- a CDS encoding gluconate 2-dehydrogenase subunit 3 family protein; this translates as MVNRRAFIKRCFALYGSLLLMPACKKEMGRQQYRCFSIDESECLGAICEQFIPTDEYLGAKEAGVVNFIDKLLYQRFPELEPDYKKGIQALEKYSMDVFQKTFANLSWEQQYTVLQQMERKELPETYWEEIPQKKFFDMVLRNTMQGYYGSPRHGGNRDYVSFRMMRLDYPLLVGQNRYE
- a CDS encoding multiheme c-type cytochrome — translated: MKTRYWIGLVVAGGIIAGLAGYKVYVSLDPDLTCAQCHEVTYACQLWKSSAHSDVRCVDCHGTALSGGIKGLAEKTGMIYSHFTKKQTNEDVSLNEEQVLAVADRCAVCHQAEQAAWESGAHSTTYKDIFMDVEHNRMEKPYWDCFRCHGMHYDGTIHDLMSLEGKAEDWHLKNASQADRPAMTCLACHQVHAEQPQNKPYVAKNEKERAVSLTDTRSPATALYMRSEKRHLPSDKLYRTTMFDKDSVVKVSDDPNAWLCMQCHAPNNRREVGSEDDKTPTGLYEGMSCLDCHNPHSNQLKNNYRNVHQKK
- a CDS encoding GMC family oxidoreductase, whose translation is MSKTQKRAIVIGAGAGGGVVAKELAVNGIHVTIFERGGWPVYDEHINDELISQRVQDLGSAFGPDWKKNPRVVIGNDGRKKIVTPQTGGYNHVAACVGSGTVSYGAMAWRFMPEDFRMKSEYGEVTGSTLTDWPITYEELAPYYSKAEREVGVSGDMSDNPFAPNRYEPYPMPAFEQNKDGRLIAETCKRMGLHPFPIPMLRNSVAYNGRAACIRNRTCCGYACPVDAKNGTHNTVIPVAMQTGNCDVKTNCFVFKIHTDEKHRAVAVSYFDENNKECRMEADIIVVAASATETARLLLNSKSNRFPNGIGNDNDWVGRNLQGHAYCGAKGLFDYDVLDLKGPGATVAIMDYNHHNEGIVGGGLLCNEFYQMPYAFSGDRPSGYPRWGLEHKKYQRENYYRVARMHGPIQEIPNFDMRVTVDDTVKDFWGIPVVAISGARHPIDQKHVEFLSAKAEEILKEAGAKLVWKQGSGHGQTGGQHQAGTCRMGNDPATSVVDKYCRVHDLDNLYIADGSVLVNNGGFNPVLTIMALAFRTGEHIVKQWTEGGQA